A part of Candida albicans SC5314 chromosome 2, complete sequence genomic DNA contains:
- the AKL1 gene encoding serine/threonine protein kinase (Putative serine/threonine protein kinase; induced during the mating process), which translates to MGHLPKLPEGTVLQVGKHKVTVVKYLSEGGFAHIYKVTIDPLENESDIACLKRVIVPDKNGLNELRKEVDVMKTLRHSRNIVKYYDSHAERLENGTYQVLVLMELCPNGSLLDYMNKHIKTKLTEPQILKIMLDICQGIYEMHKLKLVHRDIKIENVLIDSKNQFQLCDFGSTAIPTMPPQDQQQFNYLSHDILYHTTPQYRSPEMVDLYRGIPIDEKADIWALGCFLYKLCYYTTPFEANGDIAILHASFQFPPYPEYSGDLKNLIIIMLQENPLFRPNIVQVLILVCKLMSIDFAKLKLKDFYNAGPYNFQALHEYQVHKQNELLRQKQLYYQQHALANSEAGLTKEPPVAAGDSLPADGKELASTESQPEHHAKPAATPSIDSQLSPEIKSTTLGVPSTLTSGSSRESLAGFSSEDDLAEIEGLEDAEQRYPSLEEIEVPIQKSTEPSRSTSIKTSHSDAVSTKGIDVHAVDADQLPKPSKEAEKLADVIFSTTESPATEKGDTDADFYDLSQRVEHLHVDTDPVGSAKNPFPYAKSSAAAKEDGNYEQPETHKKNNPWGNYNSTSDNFAFSLPPALPDIKQVPVSTEPVFLENPKLAKPECNLIDLEVGLESSSASPSLRYSKSNNISEVSLIDMDDSQLKTGETKVAANSAFKKRVGSSTHNPSQFSLQEEVIDFASDDENPDNGSHMSRLKIRSSLKKPSKGRRSGEHKRTESSSTDSKKRLSFFGGN; encoded by the coding sequence atGGGTCATCTTCCAAAACTTCCAGAGGGCACAGTTCTCCAGGTTGGAAAACACAAGGTTACTGTTGTCAAATACCTTTCCGAAGGTGGGTTTGCCCATATTTACAAAGTTACAATAGACCCATTAGAGAACGAGTCCGACATTGCATGTTTGAAACGAGTGATTGTGCCAGATAAGAATGGATTGAATGAGTTGCGCAAAGAAGTTGATGTTATGAAGACATTGCGCCATAGCAGAAACATTGTAAAGTATTATGACTCACATGCTGAACGATTAGAAAATGGCACCTATCAGgtattggtgttgatggAATTGTGCCCCAACGGTTCATTACTAGACTATATGAATAAACatatcaaaacaaaactaaCAGAGCCACAGATCCTCAAAATCATGTTGGATATATGTCAAGGGATATATGAAATgcataaattgaaattagtgCACCGCGatatcaaaattgaaaatgtatTGATCGACTCTAAGAATCAGTTTCAGTTGTGTGATTTCGGGTCCACAGCGATTCCGACCATGCCTCCACAAGACCAACAACAGTTTAATTATCTCAGCCATGATATCCTTTACCACACCACCCCTCAGTACCGGTCTCCAGAAATGGTGGATTTATACCGAGGAATACCAATAGACGAGAAAGCAGATATTTGGGCTTTAGGGTGTTTTCTCTACAAATTGTGCTACTACACCACCCCATTTGAAGCCAATGGGGATATTGCTATATTACATGCCTCGTTTCAGTTTCCGCCATACCCCGAGTATTCAGGAGACCTTAAGAATTTAATTATCATCATGCTTCAAGAAAATCCATTATTTCGTCCCAACATCGTCcaagttttgattttggtgtGTAAATTGATGAGTATTGACTTTgcaaaactaaaactaaaagaTTTTTACAATGCTGGGCCTTACAATTTCCAGGCATTGCACGAATATCAAGTCCATAAGCAGAATGAGTTATTGCGCCAAAAGCAAttatattatcaacaacatgCACTTGCAAACTCTGAAGCTGGACTCACCAAAGAGCCACCAGTGGCTGCTGGAGATTCCCTTCCAGCAGATGGAAAAGAGTTAGCCTCTACAGAATCTCAACCTGAACACCATGCCAAACCCGCAGCCACTCCTTCTATAGACTCACAATTATCTCcagaaatcaaatcaaccACGCTAGGTGTACCTTCAACCCTCACCTCCGGATCATCGCGCGAATCATTGGCAGGTTTCAGTCTGGAGGATGACTTGGCAGAAATAGAAGGCTTAGAAGATGCCGAGCAAAGATATCCCTCGTTAGAAGAGATTGAGGTCCCCATACAAAAGAGCACGGAACCGCTGCGACTGACCAGTATCAAGACATCTCATTCTGATGCGGTCTCAACCAAGGGAATTGATGTACACGCAGTAGACGCGGATCAGTTGCCCAAACCTAGTAAAGAAGCAGAAAAATTGGCTGATGTTATTTTTTCTACCACCGAAAGTCCAGCAACGGAAAAAGGAGATACCGATGCTGACTTTTATGATTTGCTGCAACGAGTCGAGCACTTGCATGTCGATACAGACCCAGTTGGAAGTGCCAAGAACCCATTTCCTTATGCCAAGTCACTGGCTGCAGCTAAAGAGGACGGCAATTATGAGCAACCTGAAACAcacaaaaagaataatcCTTGGGGCAATTATAACTCGACACTGGATAATTTTGCATTTAGTCTACCACCGGCTTTGCCGGACATAAAACAGGTACCAGTATCAACCGAACCCGTTTTCCTTGAAAACCCTAAATTAGCAAAACCTGAATGTAACTTGATAGATTTGGAGGTTGGGTTGGAATCCTCTAGTGCATCACCATCGCTCAGATACCTGAAATCCAATAACATCTCAGAAGTGTCTTTAATTGATATGGATGATTCCCAATTAAAAACAGGTGAAACCAAAGTTGCGGCAAATTCAgcatttaaaaaaagagttgGCTCTAGTACACACAATCCATCACAGTTTAGTTTACAGGAAGAGGTTATTGACTTTGCTTCAGATGATGAAAACCCTGACAATGGATCACATATGAGCAGGCTCAAGATTAGAAGCTCATTAAAAAAGCCTAGCAAGGGCCGTAGGTCAGGAGAACATAAGAGAACAGAAAGTAGTAGTACCGACTCTAAAAAGCGGCTATCGTTTTTCGGTGgtaattaa